A single genomic interval of Halorubrum aethiopicum harbors:
- a CDS encoding transcriptional regulator TbsP domain-containing protein, whose translation MGVQTFETTLRNTRMPLLVDPSPRVIARLIDYLGETDRNHSINILASTDSLKAVFNDFYTATRAADCVADKSLTIHILQDPTENTVLVGTDTVSPLICVEDVEAIMTDNDDLVEQAQAYRDQFEHAHTYNIREPPLSMVEKTLAEEFNESIATDFRTTIERIEGVNEDTNAVTVALLIAAKHGEQQYRISKWGEDVGISSKATFSRRKSILEDEGVITTEKVPMDIGRPRHRLQLTEENAVQSYLG comes from the coding sequence ATGGGTGTCCAAACCTTTGAAACTACTCTCAGGAACACACGAATGCCACTCCTTGTCGATCCTTCTCCCCGGGTGATTGCCCGACTGATCGACTATCTTGGCGAGACTGATCGCAATCATTCGATCAACATTCTCGCATCCACTGACTCACTCAAAGCGGTCTTTAATGACTTCTATACTGCGACACGAGCAGCTGACTGCGTCGCGGACAAGAGTCTCACAATCCATATTCTCCAGGACCCGACTGAGAACACGGTTCTCGTTGGAACTGATACTGTTTCACCGCTCATTTGTGTGGAAGATGTTGAAGCGATTATGACTGATAATGACGATCTCGTAGAACAGGCACAGGCCTACCGCGACCAATTCGAGCACGCCCACACGTACAATATACGAGAACCACCTCTCTCGATGGTTGAGAAAACTCTTGCCGAGGAGTTTAACGAAAGTATTGCGACTGATTTCCGAACCACAATTGAACGGATTGAGGGCGTCAACGAGGATACTAATGCTGTTACTGTCGCGCTGCTGATTGCTGCAAAACACGGTGAACAACAATATCGAATTTCCAAATGGGGAGAGGATGTCGGAATCAGTTCGAAAGCGACGTTCTCACGGAGAAAAAGCATCCTTGAGGATGAAGGTGTGATCACGACAGAGAAAGTTCCAATGGACATTGGCCGCCCACGGCATCGACTTCAGTTGACTGAGGAAAACGCGGTTCAGTCATATCTCGGTTGA
- a CDS encoding ATP-binding protein: MTSDDDDLPSPPATRDLPALTETPIGTVACPGDDPSEFEFIAPGDQGLRTGEFVAYNATVGGEQEAILARVTNTAQERGLPGEFLANPDVDPAEVAGALGVPTEDTELSRFTARTIGYFDEQISTFTNPRIQPQPGTRLLLAADTYLEAVLPSADWDSESGTGHLGWLLNRPHGAANIHIPIDTFAATHLAILASTGSGKSYTASVLIEEMMRPASRAAMLIFDPHGEYDTLRKMRRDKHSHVFEGDDGYRPEIEIITPDEITIPIPDLTYSDLLALLDGPSDRMRYVLNEAWRDLTDESNHITPQDIINKCEAVEGERSGTVDALAWRLNKSLNRDLFVPAARDDLTDLVAPGQVTVLKLNRLSQSDQQMLAAALLRKLYEAREAATRGEDDAIDHPVFSLFEEGHRFAPDGDARSLGILRRILSEGRKFGFGVGIISQRPSKIDPDVLSQCGTQIIMQIQNPNDQQAIRTSVESAGEDVLDELPGLTPGQAVVAGDAMNTPVLLNVRARHTEHGADSPEATKEWKTAYDRGENEPTGVTDAYDRSDDVDETPL; the protein is encoded by the coding sequence ATGACGAGCGACGATGATGATCTCCCGAGTCCACCGGCGACACGCGATCTTCCAGCGCTCACCGAGACACCGATCGGAACGGTTGCATGCCCCGGTGACGACCCGTCGGAGTTTGAGTTCATCGCACCCGGCGATCAAGGGCTTCGAACCGGGGAATTCGTCGCGTACAACGCAACTGTTGGTGGTGAGCAAGAAGCGATCCTTGCTCGGGTGACGAATACAGCGCAGGAACGCGGGTTACCGGGAGAGTTCTTGGCGAACCCGGATGTGGATCCGGCTGAGGTCGCTGGTGCCCTCGGCGTGCCGACAGAGGATACGGAACTCAGTCGATTCACGGCCCGAACGATCGGATATTTCGACGAGCAAATATCCACATTCACGAACCCGCGTATTCAACCGCAGCCAGGAACGCGACTACTGCTTGCTGCCGACACGTACTTGGAGGCCGTCCTGCCGAGTGCGGACTGGGATTCAGAAAGCGGGACGGGACACCTCGGATGGCTACTGAATCGGCCGCACGGAGCCGCGAACATACACATCCCGATCGATACGTTCGCAGCGACACACCTAGCGATCCTCGCATCAACCGGCAGCGGGAAATCCTACACAGCGAGTGTGCTTATTGAGGAGATGATGCGGCCGGCGTCGCGTGCCGCGATGCTAATCTTCGACCCGCACGGGGAATACGATACGCTCCGAAAGATGCGGCGCGACAAACACAGCCATGTGTTCGAAGGCGACGACGGGTACCGGCCAGAGATCGAAATCATCACACCTGATGAGATCACGATCCCGATTCCGGATCTCACATACAGTGACTTGCTCGCGTTGCTTGACGGCCCAAGCGACCGGATGCGGTACGTGCTTAACGAAGCCTGGCGGGACCTCACCGACGAGAGCAACCACATCACCCCGCAAGATATCATCAACAAGTGCGAAGCGGTTGAGGGAGAACGCAGCGGGACGGTCGATGCGCTCGCGTGGCGGTTGAACAAGTCGCTCAACCGCGACTTGTTCGTTCCGGCAGCGCGCGACGATCTTACCGATCTTGTTGCCCCCGGGCAAGTAACGGTTCTCAAGCTCAATCGGCTGTCGCAGTCCGATCAGCAGATGCTCGCCGCCGCGTTGCTCCGGAAGTTGTACGAGGCACGGGAAGCGGCGACGCGAGGCGAAGACGACGCGATCGACCATCCTGTCTTTTCACTGTTCGAAGAGGGACATCGGTTCGCGCCTGACGGAGACGCTCGGAGCCTTGGGATTCTTCGCCGGATCCTTTCGGAAGGCCGGAAGTTCGGGTTCGGGGTTGGTATCATCAGTCAACGCCCGTCGAAAATCGATCCCGATGTACTCTCACAGTGCGGCACACAAATCATTATGCAGATCCAGAATCCGAACGACCAGCAGGCGATCCGCACGTCAGTTGAAAGCGCCGGAGAGGACGTACTTGATGAACTACCGGGACTCACGCCGGGGCAAGCCGTGGTGGCCGGGGACGCGATGAACACGCCTGTCCTGTTGAACGTCCGGGCACGTCACACCGAACATGGTGCCGATAGCCCTGAAGCGACGAAAGAATGGAAAACAGCCTACGACCGGGGCGAGAACGAACCAACGGGTGTGACTGACGCGTATGACCGTTCCGACGACGTGGACGAAACACCGCTATAA
- a CDS encoding type I restriction enzyme HsdR N-terminal domain-containing protein: MGSGPEFLLETAEFTKTLNEIGKVVSDDFSEDEVQMVFLNEGYFQQLGYEVGTTLRSECEVPSGYVDYITSGYGGTYRDTNTVVYEFKSPQRSLNRHISQLKKYMNDTGAKFGVLTNGLRYQLFEDKPSTPKKIRDFSLESATDTEASGIILFLGYWSIKEQNIRPVAEKAASEVVTLIPEEVHLKFSEEGIELFADHLARYLKQEFQNEKEIELE; this comes from the coding sequence ATGGGATCTGGACCTGAGTTCTTGCTTGAAACTGCCGAGTTCACAAAAACCTTGAACGAGATCGGGAAAGTTGTCTCGGACGATTTCTCAGAAGATGAAGTACAGATGGTATTCCTGAATGAAGGCTATTTCCAGCAATTAGGGTACGAAGTGGGAACGACTCTCCGAAGTGAATGCGAGGTTCCAAGCGGTTATGTTGATTATATTACCTCCGGATATGGAGGCACCTACCGAGATACGAATACGGTCGTATATGAATTCAAATCTCCCCAACGGTCTTTAAATCGCCATATATCGCAGCTAAAGAAGTATATGAATGATACTGGTGCTAAATTTGGGGTATTGACGAACGGCCTGAGATACCAACTTTTTGAAGACAAGCCTTCCACCCCTAAGAAAATACGCGATTTTTCCCTTGAATCTGCAACTGATACTGAGGCCAGTGGGATTATTCTTTTCTTAGGATATTGGAGTATTAAAGAGCAGAACATCAGACCAGTTGCCGAAAAGGCTGCAAGCGAGGTAGTTACTCTAATTCCAGAGGAGGTTCATCTCAAATTTTCCGAGGAGGGAATTGAACTATTTGCTGATCACCTTGCCCGATATTTGAAGCAGGAATTCCAAAACGAAAAGGAGATTGAACTAGAATAA